One Nitrospiraceae bacterium genomic region harbors:
- a CDS encoding RnfABCDGE type electron transport complex subunit G, with protein MREMLKITFSLVIIFVIAGFIMASVFAITAPVIKEKKEQEETLARKAMMPDADAIVEAGEWKPFGKKGKYFEGKKNGETIGYLITTYGKGYSSYINVLVSVDKEMKVKGISILGHGETPGLGDEIEQEYFKKRFESKMIDQLEVVKVEGTDKIQAISGATISSRAVTNSVKDAVKLLKEKYSGAKNEQ; from the coding sequence ATGAGAGAAATGTTAAAGATAACATTCAGCCTGGTGATAATATTTGTTATAGCGGGGTTTATTATGGCTAGTGTTTTTGCAATAACAGCGCCTGTTATAAAAGAGAAAAAGGAGCAGGAAGAGACGCTTGCAAGAAAGGCAATGATGCCTGATGCAGATGCTATTGTGGAAGCCGGAGAGTGGAAGCCTTTTGGGAAAAAAGGAAAATATTTTGAAGGCAAAAAAAACGGCGAGACAATAGGATATCTTATTACAACATACGGCAAAGGATATTCAAGTTACATAAATGTGCTTGTCTCAGTTGACAAAGAGATGAAGGTGAAAGGCATAAGCATACTAGGTCATGGCGAGACGCCTGGGCTTGGCGATGAGATAGAACAGGAGTATTTCAAAAAACGTTTTGAGTCCAAGATGATAGACCAGCTTGAGGTGGTAAAGGTTGAAGGCACAGATAAAATACAGGCGATCTCAGGCGCAACAATTTCTAGCAGAGCTGTTACAAACAGCGTTAAGGATGCGGTAAAACTCCTCAAAGAGAAATATTCCGGAGCAAAAAATGAACAGTAA
- a CDS encoding Fe-S cluster domain-containing protein, whose translation MTKKVFITTVIFFLIFSASAHAGVGGEIDVSGPIDITQILFFTLLFLVGLGIVFGIGLAFAAAKFAVKTDPKVEQVRDVLPGANCGACGFAGCQGYAEAVATNPDIATNLCAPGGKHTAEEIARITGKAAVTTEPIFARIMCQGGWSKSVKRFKYEGVQDCRAVILAGGGDKACRYGCLGYGTCERVCPFDAIKMTEDHLPFVDIKKCTGCRKCEQACPTKVIEVLPASKEVLVTCHSKDKGPETKKNCTIGCIACGMCLKVCPFNAPVMTDNLARIDISKCKVCGLCVPKCPTKAITDFIPHRSKAFVMDNCIGCQICTKVCPVNAASGELKKKHVIDKDKCIGCGICTEKCPVQAINGTFNAPEIFEKAKEKKTKIAS comes from the coding sequence ATGACAAAAAAGGTTTTTATAACAACCGTCATATTTTTTCTGATATTTTCTGCATCAGCTCATGCAGGTGTTGGCGGTGAGATCGATGTCAGTGGTCCGATAGATATCACACAGATATTGTTTTTCACATTATTGTTCCTTGTTGGACTTGGAATAGTTTTTGGGATTGGGCTTGCCTTTGCAGCAGCAAAGTTCGCTGTTAAGACAGACCCTAAAGTCGAACAGGTGAGAGACGTACTTCCGGGCGCTAACTGCGGAGCATGCGGATTTGCAGGATGTCAGGGTTATGCCGAAGCTGTTGCAACAAATCCTGACATTGCCACGAATCTCTGCGCTCCAGGAGGAAAACATACAGCAGAAGAGATAGCGAGGATCACAGGCAAAGCTGCTGTAACAACAGAGCCTATTTTTGCAAGGATAATGTGCCAGGGCGGCTGGTCTAAATCAGTAAAGAGATTTAAATACGAAGGCGTTCAGGACTGCAGGGCAGTGATCCTTGCAGGCGGCGGGGACAAGGCATGCAGATACGGATGCCTTGGATACGGCACATGCGAGAGAGTATGTCCTTTTGATGCAATTAAAATGACAGAAGACCACCTTCCATTTGTTGATATCAAAAAATGCACTGGATGCAGAAAATGCGAACAGGCATGTCCGACAAAAGTCATAGAAGTTTTGCCTGCGTCAAAAGAAGTTCTTGTAACATGTCATTCAAAAGACAAAGGACCCGAGACAAAAAAGAACTGCACAATAGGATGCATTGCATGCGGAATGTGTCTTAAAGTGTGTCCGTTCAATGCTCCTGTAATGACTGATAATCTTGCGAGAATAGATATAAGCAAATGCAAAGTCTGCGGCTTGTGCGTTCCGAAATGCCCTACAAAAGCTATTACTGATTTTATCCCTCACAGGTCAAAAGCATTTGTAATGGACAACTGCATCGGCTGTCAGATATGTACAAAAGTCTGTCCTGTTAATGCAGCGTCAGGCGAATTAAAGAAGAAGCATGTTATAGACAAAGATAAGTGCATTGGCTGCGGAATCTGCACGGAGAAATGTCCTGTACAGGCAATCAACGGCACATTCAATGCGCCTGAGATTTTTGAAAAGGCAAAAGAGAAGAAGACAAAAATAGCTTCCTGA
- the rsxE gene encoding electron transport complex subunit RsxE — MNSKKISYLALIKNGIFSENPIFRVALSLCPAVAVTNRLKNGFMMGVAVVFVQIMVNITVSLIRKFINPKVRIPVYMFIIATWVTVTDLTMAAYFRDVYAQMGLYIKLIVAFAIILSRAEIFASKNKTVPSLVDGLGVGLGFLLALVVIGFFRELLGKGSVWDIPIVNAKPLLIMVLPTGGFFAVGILMGIFNWIDIKFFGGAPQTPKGH, encoded by the coding sequence ATGAACAGTAAAAAGATAAGTTATCTTGCGTTAATCAAAAATGGAATTTTTTCAGAGAATCCGATATTCAGAGTCGCGCTAAGTCTCTGTCCTGCAGTTGCTGTTACGAATAGGCTCAAAAACGGATTCATGATGGGTGTTGCAGTTGTATTTGTTCAGATAATGGTGAATATCACTGTATCGCTTATAAGAAAGTTTATTAACCCGAAGGTAAGAATCCCTGTATATATGTTTATCATTGCAACATGGGTCACTGTAACTGACCTTACGATGGCTGCTTATTTCAGGGATGTCTATGCGCAGATGGGTTTGTACATAAAGTTGATAGTAGCGTTTGCAATAATACTGTCAAGGGCAGAGATATTTGCAAGCAAGAACAAGACTGTGCCGTCACTGGTCGACGGACTCGGAGTAGGATTAGGATTTCTGCTTGCTCTGGTTGTTATAGGATTTTTCAGGGAACTCTTGGGAAAGGGATCGGTATGGGACATCCCAATAGTTAATGCAAAGCCTCTTCTGATTATGGTTCTTCCAACAGGAGGGTTTTTTGCGGTGGGAATTCTCATGGGTATTTTCAACTGGATAGACATTAAATTTTTTGGCGGAGCGCCTCAGACGCCTAAGGGTCATTAG
- a CDS encoding RnfABCDGE type electron transport complex subunit D — translation MTAKENELIVSTSPHIKDEESTTRIMWAVSLSLLPAFFMGVYFFGPKALFITALCMLISVLSEYVMQKLSGKKITITDGSAVLTGLLLGLNMPPSLLSINPFTIHIPVIGAIVAIIITKQLFGGIGYNIFNPALIGRAFVLISFPKAMTIWSEPTAAFFALDAKTTATPLGILKEEGITRLIEVFGDKSNLYAQLFLGYRAGSIGETSVLALLIGAAFLLYKRYITWHIPLSYLATSALLAWIFGGKNPLTGNIAFFTGDPIVHLLSGGLILGAFFMATDYVTSPSIRRGQIVFGTGCGILTMLIRIKGGYPEGVMFAILLMNCFTPLIDRAMRSEVFGSIRKKEL, via the coding sequence ATATAAAAGATGAAGAATCCACTACCCGCATAATGTGGGCAGTAAGCCTTTCTCTTCTCCCTGCTTTTTTCATGGGAGTTTATTTCTTCGGACCAAAGGCTTTATTCATAACAGCCTTGTGTATGTTGATTTCGGTGCTTTCAGAATATGTAATGCAGAAATTATCAGGCAAAAAAATAACAATAACTGACGGAAGCGCTGTGCTCACAGGTCTTTTGCTCGGGTTGAACATGCCTCCTTCATTATTGTCCATCAATCCTTTCACGATTCATATCCCGGTTATAGGTGCGATAGTTGCGATCATCATAACAAAGCAGCTTTTTGGAGGGATTGGATACAATATATTTAATCCAGCACTTATAGGAAGGGCATTTGTACTCATATCATTTCCAAAGGCGATGACAATCTGGTCAGAGCCTACAGCAGCATTCTTTGCGCTTGATGCAAAAACAACAGCAACCCCCTTAGGCATTCTGAAAGAAGAGGGCATAACAAGATTAATCGAAGTCTTTGGAGACAAGAGCAACTTATATGCGCAGCTGTTTCTCGGTTATAGAGCAGGTTCAATCGGCGAGACATCAGTGCTGGCTTTATTAATAGGAGCAGCATTTCTTTTATATAAGAGATATATAACATGGCATATTCCTCTTTCATATCTTGCAACATCAGCATTGCTCGCATGGATATTCGGAGGCAAAAATCCTTTAACAGGCAATATCGCATTTTTCACAGGAGATCCGATAGTCCATCTTTTAAGCGGCGGCCTAATACTCGGCGCATTTTTTATGGCAACAGACTATGTAACATCTCCTTCTATTAGAAGAGGACAAATTGTTTTTGGAACAGGCTGCGGCATACTCACTATGCTGATAAGAATAAAAGGCGGCTATCCTGAAGGGGTAATGTTCGCAATACTCCTAATGAATTGTTTCACTCCGCTGATTGACAGGGCTATGAGGTCAGAGGTTTTCGGCTCTATAAGGAAAAAAGAGCTATGA